In Apostichopus japonicus isolate 1M-3 chromosome 5, ASM3797524v1, whole genome shotgun sequence, a single window of DNA contains:
- the LOC139967793 gene encoding uncharacterized protein, protein MYYILIILYIMMADTSANLLYGGILKDFESINSTDPGLTNIVQVSLQHLQKFYVDTIPKNPTGDFVFPTVTNVQRTKLQCTSDNQTPLFYQEVSPSRSGDKFQKKKAIIGISFMLTLKWENTDDSIEHKFVVTLSRERIPYLYSHTFSLPSKQCHAASESILGQEDCPTESSASLQGNCQSLDTSSSVPCQDDVPNKYTSSLVTVVTYNIWNFQTVGPEEMYYARIKRLGKLVSESQADVIAFQEVRFDFSKLINGPSQIDHLREYLPLYQFVFQPAMSFPKDFVGRIEEGLAIFSRYPIKSHDYILLSRISADDEDRHQRICLHAEIETPRIKNLHVFVTHLSLSQTARERSVVEIWKFMEKYPGPALLMGDLNAEPHEKSIRFLMGEVEINGTRTEGLRDGWLLFHKEPRPNAPGRYQMNEEKDEGLTFSTLDGDLRKRIDYIFIREESGINTQSVGLLDDNGRQSVAASDHLGVKVVLNSENG, encoded by the exons atgtattatattttaattatcttGTATATCATGATGGCCG ATACCTCAGCAAATCTTCTTTATGGTGGTATTCTTAAAGATTTTGAGTCAATAAATTCAACTGATCCAGGACTTACAAACATTGTACAG GTTTCATTGCAACATCTGCAGAAGTTCTACGTGGACACCATACCAAAAAACCCTACTGGAGACTTTGTATTCCCAACTGTTACTAATGTGCAGAGAACA AAACTGCAGTGTACTTCTGATAATCAGACTCCGTTGTTCTACCAGGAAGTATCTCCTTCCAGATCAGGAgacaaatttcaaaagaaaaaagcTATCATTGGCATAAGTTTTATGTTAACTTTAAAGTGGGAGAACACAGACGACTCTATAGAGCATAAGTTTGTGGTTACATTAAGTAGAGAACGAATCCCCTACCTGTATTCCCATACGTTTAGTCTACCGTCCAAACAATGCCATGCTGCTTCTGAATCTATTCTCGGACAAGAGGATTGTCCGACTGAATCATCTGCCAGTCTACAGGGTAACTGCCAATCCTTGGATACATCATCCTCAGTACCATGCCAGGATGATGTCCCCAACAAGTATACATCATCGTTGGTCACCGTGGTTACTTATAATATCTGGAACTTTCAGACCGTAGGACCAGAAGAAATGTACTATGCACGAATAAAACGTTTAGGGAAG TTGGTCTCAGAATCTCAGGCTGATGTAATTGCTTTCCAAGAGGTCCGCTTTGATTTCTCAAAGTTGATAAATGGGCCAAGTCAGATCGATCATCTCAGGGAATACCTACCTCTTTACCAG TTTGTCTTTCAACCAGCCATGAGCTTTCCCAAGGATTTTGTTGGCAGGATTGAGGAGGGATTGGCAATATTCAGCAGATATCCTATCAAGAGTCATGATTATATACTATTAAGTAG AATCAGCGCAGATGACGAGGATAGACACCAGCGTATTTGTCTTCATGCTGAGATAGAAACTCCTAGGATCAAGAAC TTGCATGTATTTGTCACCCATCTTTCATTAAGCCAGACGGCTCGTGAAAGGTCCGTTGTTGAAATTTGGAAATTCATGGAGAAATATCCAGGTCCAGCTTTGCTGATGGGAGATCTAAATGCTGAGCCTCATGAGAAATCTATCAG ATTTCTGATGGGCGAAGTAGAAATAAATGGAACCCGAACAGAAGGACTACGAGATGGATGGCTCCTGTTCCATAAAGAACCAAG ACCCAATGCTCCTGGGAGATACCAGATGAATGAGGAAAAAGATGAAGGATTGACATTCAGCACTCTTGATGGTGACCTGAGAAAAAGG